From a single Microbacterium murale genomic region:
- the gcvH gene encoding glycine cleavage system protein GcvH, with product MTDLNELTYTEEHEWLAIADGVATIGITDFAAEKLGDVVFVELPAVGTELTAGSVVGEIESTKSVGELFAPVAGTVVEINDAAVDDPSLVNAAPFEGGWLIKVSVADGVADGLLDRAAYVALTEG from the coding sequence ATGACCGATCTGAACGAACTCACCTACACCGAAGAGCACGAGTGGCTCGCCATCGCCGATGGTGTCGCCACCATCGGCATCACGGACTTCGCAGCAGAGAAGCTCGGCGACGTCGTCTTCGTCGAGCTGCCTGCGGTGGGGACAGAGCTCACGGCCGGATCGGTGGTCGGCGAGATCGAGTCGACCAAGTCGGTGGGCGAACTCTTCGCTCCCGTTGCCGGCACGGTGGTCGAGATCAACGACGCCGCGGTCGATGACCCGTCGCTGGTGAACGCCGCGCCGTTCGAAGGCGGCTGGCTCATCAAGGTGTCCGTCGCGGACGGCGTGGCCGATGGACTGCTCGATCGCGCGGCCTACGTCGCACTGACGGAGGGTTGA
- the gcvP gene encoding aminomethyl-transferring glycine dehydrogenase, with product MLEALGVDTSDPSMSLETLMRGAVPASILSEPAATSAIPPAATEAEALAELRAFASRNRVNRSMIGLGYYGTLTPSVIQRNVLENPSWYTAYTPYQPEISQGRLEALINFQTMVADLTGLSTANASMLDESTAVAEGMLLARRASKAKSEVFVVDADAFPQTKAILETRAAALGIELVERDLAGGEALPDELFGVLVQYPGASGRVWDPSAVIDAAHVAGGLAVVAADLLALTLTSSPGSLGADVAVGTTQRFGVPMGFGGPHAGYMAVRQGLERQLPGRLVGVSVDADGKPAYRLSLQTREQHIRREKATSNICTAQVLLAVMAAMYAVYHGPDGLRQIAGDVASKAAVLGDWLAERGVEVVHETYFDTLQVRVPGEAAEIVRRAHDELGILLHLAGPDLLSIAVDETTTFAELSAVSTLFGAPARVFDARGDGTRARIPNALHRTDDYLTHPVFHVHHSETAMMRYLKSLADRDYALDRGMIPLGSCTMKLNAATEMASITWPEFAGIHPFAPASDVEGYLDMIDQLESWLAEVTGYDAVSLQPNAGSQGELAGLLAIRGYHLANGDDHRTVCLIPSSAHGTNAASAVLAGMKVVVVACDELGNVDLDDLRAKITAHADEIAALMITYPSTHGVYEQDVVEVTAAVHDAGGQVYVDGANLNALLGYARFGDLGGDVSHLNLHKTFAIPHGGGGPGIGPVAAKAHLAPHLPSHPLAQRAVHAGGYEFAGGPVSAAPYGSAGILPISWSYVRMMGASGLRDATAAAVLSANYIAARLGEHFPVLYTGENDRVAHECILDLRPLKEATGITVDDVAKRLIDYGFHAPTMSFPVPGTLMVEPTESEDLGEIDRFIEAMIMIKHEADAVASARWPRRGQPARARAAHRRLADLGGVEPRLLA from the coding sequence ATGCTGGAAGCCCTCGGCGTCGACACGTCCGATCCGTCCATGTCACTCGAGACGCTGATGCGCGGCGCAGTGCCGGCATCGATTCTGTCCGAACCCGCCGCGACTTCGGCCATCCCGCCGGCCGCCACTGAGGCCGAGGCGCTCGCCGAGTTGCGCGCGTTCGCATCCCGCAACCGGGTGAACCGCTCGATGATAGGGCTCGGCTACTACGGCACGCTCACACCCAGCGTGATCCAGCGCAACGTGCTGGAGAACCCGTCCTGGTACACGGCATACACGCCGTATCAGCCGGAGATCTCGCAGGGCCGCCTCGAGGCTCTGATCAACTTCCAGACGATGGTCGCCGACCTCACCGGATTGTCGACGGCGAACGCCTCGATGCTCGATGAATCCACGGCGGTCGCCGAGGGGATGCTGCTGGCCAGGCGTGCGTCGAAGGCGAAGTCCGAGGTGTTCGTCGTCGACGCCGACGCGTTCCCGCAGACCAAGGCGATTCTCGAGACGCGTGCCGCTGCGCTGGGGATCGAACTGGTCGAACGCGACCTCGCCGGGGGCGAGGCGCTGCCGGATGAACTCTTCGGCGTGCTCGTGCAGTACCCGGGAGCGTCAGGTCGCGTCTGGGACCCGAGCGCAGTGATCGACGCCGCGCACGTCGCCGGCGGCCTCGCGGTCGTCGCGGCGGACCTGCTCGCGTTGACGTTGACCTCGTCGCCCGGTTCACTCGGCGCCGACGTCGCGGTCGGAACCACACAGCGGTTCGGCGTCCCGATGGGCTTCGGTGGTCCGCACGCCGGGTACATGGCAGTGCGGCAGGGACTGGAACGCCAGCTTCCCGGCCGCCTGGTCGGCGTCTCGGTGGATGCCGACGGGAAGCCTGCCTATCGACTCTCGCTGCAGACGCGCGAGCAGCACATCCGCCGGGAGAAGGCGACGAGCAACATCTGCACCGCCCAGGTGCTCCTCGCCGTCATGGCGGCGATGTACGCGGTCTATCACGGTCCGGACGGCCTGCGTCAGATCGCCGGAGACGTCGCATCCAAGGCAGCGGTACTGGGTGACTGGCTGGCCGAACGCGGTGTCGAAGTCGTCCACGAGACGTACTTCGACACGCTTCAGGTTCGAGTCCCGGGCGAGGCGGCAGAGATCGTCCGTCGCGCGCACGATGAACTTGGCATCCTTCTGCACCTCGCCGGTCCAGATCTTCTCAGCATCGCGGTGGACGAGACGACCACCTTCGCCGAGCTTTCCGCGGTCAGCACGCTGTTCGGCGCTCCCGCACGGGTGTTCGACGCACGCGGCGACGGCACGCGTGCCCGCATCCCGAACGCGCTGCACCGCACCGACGACTACCTCACCCACCCCGTCTTCCACGTGCACCACAGCGAGACGGCGATGATGCGGTACCTGAAGAGCCTCGCCGACCGCGACTATGCGCTCGACCGCGGCATGATCCCGCTGGGCTCGTGCACCATGAAGCTCAACGCCGCGACCGAGATGGCCTCGATCACGTGGCCGGAGTTCGCCGGAATCCACCCGTTCGCACCGGCATCCGACGTCGAGGGTTATCTCGATATGATCGACCAGCTCGAGAGCTGGCTCGCAGAGGTCACCGGGTACGACGCGGTCTCGCTGCAGCCGAACGCCGGATCGCAGGGTGAGCTCGCCGGACTCCTCGCGATCCGCGGCTACCACCTCGCGAACGGCGACGATCACCGCACGGTGTGCCTGATCCCGTCGTCCGCGCACGGCACGAACGCAGCATCGGCAGTGCTCGCGGGCATGAAGGTCGTCGTCGTGGCGTGTGATGAGCTCGGCAACGTCGATCTAGACGACCTGCGAGCGAAGATCACGGCGCATGCCGACGAGATCGCCGCGCTCATGATCACATACCCCTCCACGCACGGTGTGTACGAACAGGATGTCGTGGAGGTCACCGCTGCGGTGCACGACGCCGGGGGTCAGGTGTACGTCGACGGTGCGAACCTCAACGCGTTGCTCGGCTACGCCCGCTTCGGCGATCTCGGTGGAGACGTCTCGCACCTCAACCTGCACAAGACGTTCGCGATCCCGCACGGCGGGGGTGGACCAGGCATCGGTCCGGTGGCGGCCAAGGCGCACCTCGCGCCGCATCTGCCCTCTCACCCGCTCGCGCAGCGCGCGGTGCATGCCGGCGGATATGAGTTCGCCGGTGGGCCCGTCTCGGCGGCGCCGTACGGATCGGCTGGAATTCTGCCGATCTCATGGTCGTATGTGCGCATGATGGGAGCTTCCGGTCTGCGCGACGCGACTGCAGCGGCGGTCTTGTCGGCGAACTACATCGCCGCACGCCTGGGCGAGCACTTCCCGGTGCTGTACACGGGGGAGAACGACCGGGTCGCCCACGAATGCATCCTGGATCTGCGTCCGCTGAAGGAGGCCACCGGCATCACCGTCGACGACGTCGCCAAGCGGCTGATCGACTACGGCTTCCACGCGCCGACCATGTCGTTCCCCGTGCCGGGCACGTTGATGGTCGAACCCACCGAGTCGGAGGACCTCGGCGAGATCGATCGGTTCATCGAAGCAATGATCATGATCAAGCATGAGGCGGATGCCGTGGCATCCGCTCGTTGGCCGCGCAGAGGACAACCCGCTCGTGCACGCGCCGCACACCGCCGTCTCGCTGATCTCGGGGGAGTGGAACCACGCCTACTCGCGTGA
- a CDS encoding peptide ABC transporter substrate-binding protein, with the protein MKRNRIALTGAALLAIGAMALAGCAGGSTDTGDEGSTGSSSAIISANGGEPENALIPTNTNEVNGGKILDSVFAGLAFYDGDGALVNDMAEEITVDAPNKVTVKLKEGNTFTNGEDVVAHNFIDAWNYGAQLSNAQLNQSWFGDIVGFNPDADSELTGLTEVDDYTFTIDLSSDVASDFVTRLGYSAFYPLPDVAFEDMDAFGENPIGNGPYMLASEGAWQHDVQIDLVKNEDYKGERVAQNGGLTLKFYTAPDGAYADLLGGNIDVIDQIPESSLAVFEDELGERATNQPAAIFQSFTIGGQLAHFSGEEGALRRQAISMAINREEITKTIFADTRTPASDFTTPVIDGWSDSVPGAEVLAYDPDKAAELWAEADAISPWSGTFQIAYNSDGGHQVWVDAVSNSLKNTLGIEASGAPYVDLATLRAAVNARDAAGARTIQTANRSGWQGDYPAVYNFLHPLYATGASSNDGDYSNEEVDSLLAEGAAATDAADANAAYQKVQEILFKDLPVIPLWYQNSIGGFGENVDNVTVGWNSVPLYYEITKAE; encoded by the coding sequence GTGAAAAGAAACAGGATTGCCCTCACGGGAGCCGCATTGCTCGCGATCGGCGCCATGGCGCTGGCCGGTTGCGCCGGAGGCAGCACCGACACCGGTGACGAAGGCTCGACGGGCTCCTCGTCGGCCATCATCTCGGCGAACGGCGGCGAGCCGGAGAACGCGCTGATCCCGACCAACACGAACGAGGTCAACGGCGGCAAGATCCTCGACTCCGTCTTCGCGGGCCTCGCCTTCTACGACGGTGACGGTGCTCTCGTCAACGACATGGCCGAAGAGATCACAGTCGACGCGCCGAACAAGGTCACGGTCAAGCTGAAGGAAGGCAACACCTTCACCAATGGTGAAGACGTCGTCGCCCACAACTTCATCGACGCGTGGAACTACGGTGCGCAGCTCTCGAACGCGCAGCTCAACCAGTCCTGGTTCGGCGACATCGTCGGCTTCAACCCTGACGCGGATTCCGAGCTCACCGGCCTGACCGAGGTCGACGACTACACATTCACGATCGACCTGAGCAGTGACGTGGCATCCGACTTCGTCACCCGTCTCGGTTATTCGGCGTTCTACCCGCTCCCCGACGTCGCGTTCGAGGACATGGATGCGTTCGGCGAGAACCCGATCGGCAACGGCCCGTACATGCTCGCCAGCGAGGGTGCCTGGCAGCACGACGTCCAGATCGACCTGGTCAAGAACGAGGACTACAAGGGCGAGCGCGTCGCGCAGAACGGTGGCCTCACGCTGAAGTTCTATACCGCTCCGGACGGTGCTTACGCCGACCTGCTCGGTGGCAACATCGACGTCATCGACCAGATCCCGGAGAGCTCGCTTGCCGTGTTCGAGGACGAGCTCGGTGAGCGTGCGACGAACCAGCCCGCCGCGATCTTCCAGTCGTTCACGATCGGTGGACAGCTTGCTCACTTCTCCGGTGAAGAAGGCGCGCTCCGTCGCCAGGCGATCTCGATGGCGATCAACCGCGAGGAGATCACCAAGACGATCTTCGCCGACACGCGCACTCCCGCCAGCGACTTCACGACTCCGGTGATCGACGGCTGGAGCGACAGCGTTCCGGGTGCCGAGGTTCTCGCATACGACCCCGACAAGGCAGCGGAACTGTGGGCTGAGGCCGACGCCATCTCGCCGTGGTCCGGAACCTTCCAGATCGCTTACAACTCCGACGGCGGACACCAGGTCTGGGTCGACGCGGTCTCTAACTCCCTGAAGAACACGCTCGGTATCGAGGCATCCGGTGCCCCGTACGTCGATCTCGCGACGCTCCGCGCTGCGGTGAACGCTCGTGATGCCGCAGGCGCGCGAACCATCCAGACCGCGAACCGGTCCGGATGGCAGGGCGACTACCCGGCGGTGTACAACTTCCTGCACCCGCTGTACGCAACCGGTGCGTCGTCGAACGATGGCGACTACTCCAACGAAGAAGTGGACTCGCTGCTGGCCGAGGGCGCTGCGGCGACCGACGCGGCTGACGCCAACGCGGCGTACCAGAAGGTTCAGGAGATCCTGTTCAAGGACCTTCCGGTGATCCCGCTCTGGTACCAGAACTCCATCGGCGGATTCGGCGAGAACGTGGACAACGTCACGGTCGGCTGGAACTCTGTTCCGCTGTACTACGAGATCACGAAGGCCGAGTAG
- a CDS encoding ABC transporter permease encodes MLAYTLRRLLQLIPVFFGATLLIYALVFLMPGDPIAALFGDKPPSPQLLATIRAQYHLDEPFLVQYFYYITGVFRGDMGQTFSGQSVSTVLARTLPVTGRLAIMAIAIEFTLAIIIGTLSALRKGKFFDHASLIVSLVFLSMPIFVVAFLAQYFLAIKLGWFRPTIGGQNDWGDLWLPAIVLGLSLYATSMRLMRGSVLDTLNQDWVRTAYGKGLPRERVIPVHVLRNSLIPVITNSATNFGVLLVGATVTEYIFNIPGVGQTLFQATLRHEGPTIVSFVTVFVIVYVLVNLLVDLLYGLLDPRIRYVK; translated from the coding sequence ATGCTCGCCTATACCCTGCGGCGACTCCTGCAGCTGATCCCGGTCTTCTTCGGTGCCACGCTGCTCATCTACGCGCTCGTCTTCCTCATGCCGGGCGACCCGATCGCGGCGCTCTTCGGCGACAAGCCGCCGAGCCCGCAGCTGCTCGCGACCATCCGAGCGCAGTATCACCTGGACGAGCCTTTCCTCGTCCAGTACTTCTACTACATCACCGGTGTCTTCCGAGGCGACATGGGCCAGACCTTCTCCGGCCAGTCCGTGAGCACGGTTCTCGCCCGGACCCTCCCGGTGACGGGGCGCCTCGCGATCATGGCGATCGCGATCGAGTTCACGCTCGCGATCATCATCGGGACGCTCTCCGCTCTCCGCAAGGGGAAGTTCTTCGATCACGCGTCGCTGATCGTGTCGCTCGTCTTCCTCTCGATGCCGATCTTCGTGGTCGCCTTCCTCGCGCAGTACTTCCTCGCGATCAAGCTGGGGTGGTTTCGTCCGACGATCGGCGGTCAGAACGACTGGGGTGATCTGTGGCTTCCGGCCATCGTGCTCGGTCTGAGTCTGTACGCGACGAGCATGCGACTCATGCGCGGATCGGTTCTCGACACCCTCAACCAGGACTGGGTTCGCACGGCTTACGGCAAGGGCCTTCCGCGCGAGCGCGTGATCCCCGTGCACGTGCTGCGCAACTCGCTGATCCCTGTGATCACGAACTCTGCGACCAACTTCGGTGTACTCCTCGTCGGTGCGACCGTGACGGAGTACATCTTCAATATCCCAGGTGTCGGCCAGACCCTGTTCCAGGCGACGTTGAGGCATGAAGGGCCGACGATCGTCTCCTTCGTGACGGTGTTCGTCATCGTCTACGTTCTCGTCAATCTGCTCGTGGATCTGCTCTACGGGCTGCTCGATCCGAGGATCCGCTATGTCAAATAA
- a CDS encoding ABC transporter permease — MSNNLPAHYVAPVAEEQPPTDAVHVEGKPASLWRDAWSDLRKRPSFWISVGIAFIILLMAVWPTLFTLTPPNNQCELANSNAGPAAGHPLGYTFQGCDIWSRIVWGSRTSISVGLLATLISSTLGLIMGSLAGYYGGWVDAVLSRIGDIFFSIPYILAAVVVMTVFSQYRNVLTLAFAIGGFAWAATARVVRAEVLRVKQADFVMASTALGKSRFGTLLSHVIPNAFAPLLVLATLALAGGIVAEATLSFLGVGLGSDVMSWGNDIGQAQPSLRVAPMALIYPSIALTVSVLAFILLGELIRDALDPRARARR; from the coding sequence ATGTCAAATAACCTTCCCGCCCACTACGTCGCGCCGGTCGCGGAAGAACAGCCGCCGACCGACGCAGTCCATGTCGAGGGCAAGCCCGCGAGCCTGTGGCGCGACGCGTGGAGTGACCTTCGCAAGCGCCCATCGTTCTGGATCTCGGTCGGGATCGCCTTCATCATCCTGCTCATGGCGGTGTGGCCGACGCTCTTCACGCTGACGCCGCCGAACAACCAATGCGAGCTGGCGAACTCCAACGCCGGACCTGCGGCCGGACATCCCCTGGGATACACATTCCAGGGTTGCGACATCTGGTCGCGCATCGTCTGGGGATCGCGGACGTCGATCAGCGTCGGCCTCCTGGCGACGCTGATCAGCTCCACTCTCGGGCTGATCATGGGATCACTGGCCGGCTATTACGGCGGATGGGTCGATGCGGTTCTCTCCCGCATCGGCGACATCTTCTTCTCGATCCCCTACATCCTCGCGGCAGTCGTCGTGATGACGGTGTTCTCGCAGTACCGCAATGTCCTCACCCTCGCTTTCGCGATCGGCGGGTTCGCCTGGGCTGCCACGGCGCGCGTCGTCCGAGCGGAAGTGCTCAGAGTCAAACAGGCCGACTTCGTGATGGCGTCGACTGCGCTGGGCAAGTCGCGTTTCGGGACCTTGCTCTCGCACGTCATCCCGAACGCCTTCGCTCCGCTGCTCGTGCTGGCGACGTTGGCGCTTGCCGGCGGTATCGTCGCAGAGGCGACGCTGAGCTTCCTCGGCGTCGGGCTCGGCAGTGACGTCATGTCCTGGGGCAACGACATCGGTCAGGCGCAGCCATCGCTGCGTGTCGCTCCGATGGCCTTGATCTATCCGTCGATCGCGCTCACCGTATCGGTGCTCGCGTTCATCCTCCTGGGCGAGCTCATCAGAGACGCTCTCGATCCGAGAGCGAGGGCACGCCGATGA
- a CDS encoding dipeptide ABC transporter ATP-binding protein, whose product MSASLTAAPLLSVRDLTVAFDTQRGTRQVLHGISFDVAAGETVAIVGESGSGKSTAATAIIKLLAGTGSVTGGSITLDGQELTKLSEREMERLRGREIGYVPQDPMSNLNPVWSIGFQVEEAVRANGLAQGRAAVRARAIEVLQQAGLADAAKRLRQFPHQFSGGMRQRALIGIGLAADPRLLIADEPTSALDVTVQRVILDHMASLTRDRGTSVLLITHDLGLAAERAERLIVMQSGMIVESGPSKEILQNPQHPYTKRLVAAAPSLASQRIQAVVEDRGVETLEDLAGIPPTVRVSGLTKDYRIRQGGFRSELFRAVDDVSFEIPRGKTLALVGESGSGKSTVAKMVLKLEDPTAGTIEIDGMDVSGFSRAQSFGLRRRMQPVFQDPYGSLDPLRNLENTIAEPLEIHGVGDRTSRRQRVRELLDQVSLPQDLATRYPSELSGGQRQRVAIARALALKPDIVVLDEAVSALDVLVQAQILKLLADLQTELGLTYLFITHDLAVVRVSSDLVCVMERGKVVEQGTVDETFANPKQEYTGRLLEAIPGASIPLGGY is encoded by the coding sequence ATGAGTGCGTCACTCACAGCAGCGCCGCTCCTGAGCGTTCGAGACCTCACGGTCGCGTTTGACACACAGCGCGGTACACGACAGGTGCTGCACGGGATCAGTTTCGATGTGGCCGCGGGCGAGACCGTCGCCATCGTCGGCGAGTCCGGCTCGGGCAAGTCGACGGCCGCGACGGCGATCATCAAGCTGCTCGCCGGAACAGGGAGCGTCACGGGTGGCAGCATCACCCTGGACGGGCAGGAGTTGACGAAGCTCTCCGAGCGGGAGATGGAACGACTGCGCGGCAGGGAGATCGGCTACGTGCCGCAGGATCCGATGTCGAACCTCAACCCGGTGTGGAGCATCGGCTTTCAGGTCGAGGAGGCGGTTCGTGCGAACGGCCTCGCTCAGGGCCGCGCCGCGGTCCGCGCACGCGCGATCGAGGTTCTCCAGCAGGCAGGGCTCGCCGACGCCGCCAAGCGGTTGCGTCAATTCCCTCACCAGTTCTCCGGTGGGATGCGCCAGCGCGCGCTCATCGGCATCGGACTGGCGGCGGATCCGCGGCTGCTCATCGCCGATGAGCCGACCTCCGCGCTCGACGTCACCGTACAGCGCGTCATCCTCGACCACATGGCGAGCCTGACGCGCGATCGTGGCACTTCGGTGCTGCTGATCACCCACGACCTGGGGCTGGCGGCGGAACGCGCCGAGCGCCTGATCGTGATGCAGAGCGGCATGATCGTCGAGTCGGGCCCGAGCAAGGAGATCCTGCAGAACCCGCAGCATCCGTACACGAAGCGTCTCGTCGCCGCGGCGCCGAGCCTGGCTTCGCAGCGAATCCAGGCCGTCGTAGAGGACCGCGGGGTGGAAACGCTGGAGGATCTCGCAGGCATACCGCCGACGGTGCGCGTGTCCGGTCTCACTAAGGACTACCGCATCCGCCAGGGCGGGTTCCGCAGTGAGCTGTTCCGCGCCGTCGACGATGTCTCGTTCGAGATCCCGCGAGGCAAGACGCTCGCTCTGGTCGGCGAGTCCGGGTCAGGCAAATCGACAGTGGCGAAGATGGTGCTCAAGCTCGAGGATCCCACCGCGGGGACGATCGAGATCGACGGGATGGATGTGTCGGGCTTCTCCCGGGCACAGTCCTTCGGACTCCGTCGTCGTATGCAGCCGGTGTTCCAGGATCCGTACGGATCCCTGGATCCGCTGCGGAACCTCGAGAACACCATCGCGGAGCCGCTCGAGATTCACGGCGTGGGCGATCGGACTTCACGTCGTCAAAGAGTGCGAGAGCTGCTCGACCAGGTTTCGCTGCCTCAGGATCTGGCGACGCGCTACCCGAGCGAGCTTTCGGGAGGACAGCGTCAGCGTGTCGCGATCGCACGGGCGCTTGCCCTCAAACCGGACATCGTCGTGCTCGACGAGGCGGTCTCGGCGCTGGACGTGCTCGTGCAGGCGCAGATCTTGAAGCTCCTCGCGGATCTCCAGACCGAGCTCGGGTTGACGTACCTCTTCATCACGCACGACCTCGCAGTGGTGCGTGTCTCCAGCGACCTCGTCTGCGTGATGGAGCGAGGGAAAGTGGTCGAGCAGGGAACTGTCGATGAGACGTTCGCGAACCCGAAACAGGAGTACACAGGACGTCTCCTCGAGGCGATTCCCGGTGCGTCCATCCCCCTGGGCGGCTACTGA
- a CDS encoding PH domain-containing protein, translating into MIGAVLLALFLLGDAIVRGGWAQTLLLAPWVLLGFWVVYEISFVSSVRIRDDGVLVQNMLRRVSFGWDRVRDIDMRWQLEFTLDDDTTVTCYGGPAHSRPIRSKMRAEDDTKAPAGLRALADIRDQWQASDAASGPIRRTWDGPALIVLATIVIWAIASILIASAG; encoded by the coding sequence ATGATCGGGGCAGTACTGCTGGCGCTCTTCCTTCTGGGCGACGCCATCGTGAGAGGTGGCTGGGCGCAGACGCTGCTGCTCGCGCCCTGGGTGCTTCTGGGCTTCTGGGTCGTCTACGAGATCAGCTTCGTCTCGTCAGTGCGCATCCGGGATGACGGCGTCCTCGTGCAGAACATGCTTCGTCGCGTATCGTTCGGCTGGGACCGCGTGCGCGATATCGACATGCGCTGGCAGCTGGAATTCACGCTCGATGATGACACGACGGTCACCTGTTATGGGGGTCCTGCGCATTCACGGCCGATACGGAGCAAGATGCGCGCGGAAGACGACACGAAAGCCCCAGCGGGGTTGCGCGCTCTCGCCGACATCCGGGATCAGTGGCAGGCGAGCGATGCGGCATCCGGCCCGATCCGAAGGACGTGGGACGGACCGGCGCTGATCGTCCTGGCGACGATCGTGATCTGGGCGATCGCTTCGATCCTCATCGCCAGCGCCGGCTGA
- a CDS encoding TFIIB-type zinc ribbon-containing protein — MQCPTDGTTLVMSDRSGIEIDYCPQCRGVWLDRGELDKIIDRSVTAPQPPRSEPDGPRYAPPGFEQPRYEQPRYDEPRYDQQRYDDRGQRPQRRKRESWLSDLFD; from the coding sequence ATGCAATGTCCTACCGATGGCACGACCCTGGTGATGAGCGACCGAAGCGGCATCGAGATCGACTACTGCCCGCAGTGCCGGGGAGTCTGGCTCGATCGCGGTGAACTGGACAAGATCATCGACCGCTCGGTGACCGCACCGCAGCCGCCCCGCAGCGAACCGGATGGCCCGCGCTATGCGCCGCCGGGGTTCGAGCAGCCGCGCTACGAGCAGCCGCGCTACGACGAACCGCGCTACGACCAGCAGCGTTATGACGATCGCGGTCAGCGCCCCCAGCGACGTAAGCGCGAGAGCTGGCTCAGCGACCTCTTCGACTGA
- a CDS encoding CPBP family intramembrane glutamic endopeptidase, translating to MHSSTVDFSPALSRARIWWEIAIVLALGLGESAVYSVVQLAYRLTDSTPLADQTATLNPSRSDREVFDLIYQVLGIAFSIVPVLLVCFLLWQASRPHLGRLGLDGARLGRDTGHGILLVVAIGVPGIALYLVGRMLGLFVAVNPGSLDNYWWTVPVLLLSAARAALMEEFVVLGYLFARLKQLGWGIWPIIIATSVLRASYHLYQGPGAFIGNLAMGLLFGWLFARTGRLLPFLVAHFVIDAAAFVGYPWAAATFPALFGLPG from the coding sequence GTGCACTCCTCGACGGTCGATTTCAGTCCCGCGCTATCCCGTGCGCGCATCTGGTGGGAGATCGCCATCGTGCTCGCGCTGGGCCTCGGCGAATCCGCCGTCTACTCGGTTGTGCAGCTCGCGTACCGCCTCACCGACTCCACACCGCTCGCCGACCAGACAGCGACCCTGAACCCATCCCGCAGCGATCGCGAGGTCTTCGACCTCATCTACCAGGTGCTCGGGATCGCCTTCTCGATCGTGCCGGTGCTGCTGGTGTGCTTTCTGCTCTGGCAGGCGTCGCGCCCGCACCTGGGCAGACTCGGGCTCGACGGCGCACGCCTGGGTCGCGACACCGGCCACGGCATCCTGCTCGTCGTGGCCATCGGCGTTCCAGGCATTGCGCTCTACCTGGTCGGGCGGATGCTGGGACTCTTCGTAGCCGTGAATCCCGGCAGCCTCGACAACTACTGGTGGACGGTGCCGGTTCTGCTGCTCTCCGCCGCTCGCGCGGCGCTCATGGAAGAGTTCGTGGTGCTGGGCTATCTCTTCGCCCGCCTCAAGCAGCTCGGGTGGGGCATCTGGCCGATCATCATCGCCACCTCAGTGCTGCGCGCGAGCTATCACCTGTATCAGGGGCCAGGCGCGTTCATCGGCAACCTCGCCATGGGACTGCTGTTCGGCTGGCTGTTCGCCCGCACGGGCAGGCTGCTGCCCTTCCTCGTGGCGCACTTCGTGATCGACGCCGCCGCATTCGTCGGCTATCCGTGGGCCGCGGCCACCTTCCCCGCCCTGTTCGGGCTCCCGGGCTGA